A genomic window from Gossypium hirsutum isolate 1008001.06 chromosome D10, Gossypium_hirsutum_v2.1, whole genome shotgun sequence includes:
- the LOC107934937 gene encoding disease resistance protein RPV1, with protein sequence MAASSSSSPQTDTCLNFITHLLKALKDAMMNAFFHDEKPEQPSQALPQAIASSSSSTRLKHQVFLSFRGEDTRLNFTAHLLKALKDKGMNVFFDEETLEKGKQLSQALSRAIAASNLSIIVLSVDYASSKSCLAELSDIMHRKDTQGHIVLPIFYHVDPSHVRNLGGSFKTSFIHHESNRLHQVQRWKTAFAEIGKLKGWHIEGGKFDRPETEYIKDIVEYVIKKLMSSKFRSASAELIGIDDQKKTILRLIEKEDSRLIGLWGQGGIGKTTLSDVIYNEISYKYEDNCFLLNVREKLKKQGMESLRNELLSKLLNQAIHVDTPSIGSTLIQERLSNKRVLVVLDDVNDSDQIDCFGVKHFGDGSKIIVTSRDRQVLKNGGVDKIHEVKMLNKDDSLQLFSTFAFKLLNPAADFRDLSNKFIAYARGSPLALRVLGSKLYKKSRKEWESEVDKLKEYDQPKISQILRSSFDDLDEVEKNIFLDIAIFFKGTCKKDVEEILSCCYKGAVCGISNLIDKCLLDSTSYDGGILMHDMLEEMGKDIVRKESIDPGKRSRLWSAKDVYQVLSYNKGINLIQGIKLDMSQIDNLRLDRSIFEGMINLRVIFFYTPGIFWGERSAEKLLEDQVDSVSLPDELRYLCLDKYPFKSLSGFNPKNLVVLKLVCGHMEHLWNDDDHQSLVNLREIDVSGCKKLRRDS encoded by the exons ATGGCTgcttcctcttcctcttctccTCAAACAGACACATGCCTTAACTTCATCACTCATCTGCTCAAAGCTCTGAAAGACGCGATGATGAATGCCTTCTTTCATGATGAAAAACCAGAGCAACCTTCACAAGCACTTCCTCAAGCAATTGCCTCTTCTTCCTCTTCTACTCGTTTGAAGCATCAGGTTTTCTTGAGCTTCAGAGGTGAAGACACACGCCTTAATTTCACCGCTCATCTACTCAAAGCTTTAAAAGACAAAGGAATGAATGTTTTCTTCGATGAAGAAACACTAGAAAAAGGGAAGCAACTTTCGCAAGCACTTTCTCGAGCAATTGCAGCCTCAAATCTCTCAATAATTGTGTTGTCGGTAGACTATGCTTCTTCAAAATCATGCCTGGCTGAACTCTCCGACATCATGCACCGCAAGGACACTCAAGGACATATTGTTCTTCCCATATTTTACCATGTTGATCCTTCTCATGTGCGGAATCTTGGTGGTAGTTTCAAAACATCCTTCATTCACCATGAATCAAATAGGCTACATCAAGTACAACGATGGAAAACTGCCTTCGCTGAAATCGGTAAATTAAAAGGATGGCATATAGAAGGAGGCAAATTCGACAG ACCTGAAACTGAGTACATCAAGGATATCGTTGAATATGTTATAAAGAAGTTGATGAGTAGCAAGTTTAGAAGTGCTTCTGCAGAGTTAATCGGAATAGATGATCAGAAAAAGACGATTTTGAGGCTAATTGAGAAGGAAGACAGTCGTCTAATAGGACTCTGGGGACAAGGTGGTATAGGCAAAACTACCCTCTCTGATGTTATATACAATGAAATCTCTTATAAGTATGAAGATAATTGCTTTCTTCTAAATGTTAGAGAGAAGTTAAAAAAACAGGGGATGGAATCTTTACGAAATGAACTTCTTTCCAAACTCTTAAACCAAGCAATTCATGTAGACACCCCCTCAATTGGGTCAACTTTAATCCAAGAGAGGCTAAGCAATAAAAGAGTACTTGTTGTCCTTGACGATGTTAATGACTCAGACCAAATAGATTGTTTTGGTGTTAAACATTTTGGTGATGGAAGTAAAATTATTGTAACATCTAGAGACAGACAAGTACTTAAGAATGGAGGTGTTGACAAAATACATGAGGTAAAGATGTTAAATAAAGATGACTCTCTTCAACTTTTTTCTACATTTGCATTTAAACTATTGAATCCCGCTGCTGATTTTCGAGACCTATCGAACAAGTTTATAGCGTATGCCCGAGGAAGTCCGCTTGCTCTTAGAGTTTTGGGTTCTAAACTATATAAAAAGTCTAGAAAAGAGTGGGAAAGTGAGGTGGATAAACTAAAAGAATATGACCAACCAAAAATTTCACAGATTCTGAGAAGTAGTTTTGATGATTTGGATGAAGTAGAGAAGAATATATTCCTTGATATTGCAATCTTCTTTAAAGGAACATGCAAAAAAGATGTAGAAGAAATTCTAAGTTGTTGTTATAAGGGTGCTGTGTGTGGAATAAGCAACTTGATCGACAAGTGCCTACTTGATAGCACATCTTATGATGGAGGGATTCTTATGCATGATATGCTTGAAGAGATGGGCAAAGACATTGTTCGCAAGGAATCTATAGACCCTGGAAAGCGTAGTAGGTTATGGAGTGCTAAAGACGTGTATCAAGTGCTCAGTTATAATAAA GGGATTAATCTAATTCAAGGAATAAAGTTAGACATGTCTCAAATTGATAACTTACGGTTAGATCGTTCTATTTTTGAGGGAATGATTAATCTTAGAGTTATCTTCTTCTACACTCCTGGGATATTTTGGGGTGAGCGTTCAGCAGAGAAACTTCTTGAAGACCAAGTTGATAGCGTATCTCTTCCTGATGAGCTAAGGTATCTTTGTTTGGATAAATATCCTTTCAAATCTCTATCAGGCTTTAATCCAAAGAATCTTGTTGTGCTGAAATTAGTATGTGGCCATATGGAACATCTTTGGAATGATGATGATCATCAG AGTCTTGTTAATTTAAGGGAAATTGACGTTTCTGGTTGCAAGAAATTAAGGAGGGATTCCTAG